TAAAATGTTTGCAGAAACCACCCTTCCTCTTTATCTTCGACCTCAATGATCTCTGGTACACGAGCTTGAATGATCTGATCTCGAGTTCCGATGGCTTTGGTTCGTTGTTTTTTTCACCACTTACAATCACAGGCAGGTTTCTCTTGTTGGAAATGGATTCTTCAAACATAGCCATTCGAAATGAGCTCGTGAAAAGAGCAGCTTCGATGCGTCTTCAGTCTTCTACGATTGTATCTGCTACTGACACCAACTGGTTTAAGAATTTCTGTTTGAAGGCAAAGCATCAGGCGGCTGCTTGTCTCAGACCGGTCTACCGGATTCTAACGTTTGGTTTTAGCTAAGAGATGTAATAGAAAGGGTGATCCCATCTGTAAATGTGTAATACTTAGATAAACCATCAGACAAATTTTTCAAGCTTTTTCACTGCCATCTAAAATATGAGAACCGGTCTATCAACATATCATTATCATCGTAGAACTAAACATCATACAAGTGTTTCTCATATTTAACG
The DNA window shown above is from Brassica napus cultivar Da-Ae unplaced genomic scaffold, Da-Ae ScsIHWf_2470;HRSCAF=3189, whole genome shotgun sequence and carries:
- the LOC125601166 gene encoding uncharacterized protein LOC125601166, with the translated sequence KPPFLFIFDLNDLWYTSLNDLISSSDGFGSLFFSPLTITGRFLLLEMDSSNIAIRNELVKRAASMRLQSSTIVSATDTNWFKNFCLKAKHQAAACLRPVYRILTFGFS